From Xiphophorus couchianus chromosome 4, X_couchianus-1.0, whole genome shotgun sequence, a single genomic window includes:
- the LOC114143477 gene encoding anionic trypsin-like — protein sequence MALLKVLLLLGLGVSVNSDISLQKRIIGGYDCHHKERLYHVRLESSNGIYTTLCGGSLIHPEWILTAAHCWKSEPGWTNVATLKVHPQTAGEQRLVILQAPKIYTHFGQHHDIILLKLETPVTDVPLARLPHRRYRLRRGDIVQLAGEGETTLSPNNQRLPPDAPIPAHLQCVNMRVDQVSVVMPTFGILFYVQAPNKDVCYGDDGGAVVYDGMIYGVISLGQPYYTCQSHAAVVDVCEYLGWIKSTAGLI from the exons atggctctgctgaaggttctgctgctgctggggctgg gtgtttcagtGAACTCAGATATTTCTCTGCAGAAGAGAATCATTGGAGGTTATGACTGTCATCACAAGGAGCGTCTTTATCACGTTCGGCTGGAGAGCAGCAATGGTATTTATACGACCCTCTGTGGAGGATCTCTGATCCACCCTGAGTGGATCctgactgcagctcactgctggAAGTCGGAGCCAGGATG GACTAATGTAGCAACTTTAAAAGTTCATCCACAGACTGCTGGGGAGCAGAGACTGGTAATCCTACAAGCTCCTAAGATTTATACGCATTTCGGCCAGCACCATGACATCATATTGCTGAAGCTTGAGACACCAGTAACAGATGTCCCACTTGCTCGGCTACCACACCGCAGGTATCGTCTTAGAAG aGGCGATATTGTTCAACTGGCAGGAGAGGGAGAAACGACACTCAGCCCCAATAATCAGCGAT TGCCCCCTGATGCTCCTATTCCAGCACATCTTCAGTGTGTCAACATGAGAGTTGATCAGGTTTCCGTTGTCATGCCGACGTTTGGCATTTTATTCTATGTTCAAGCACCGAACAAGGATGTCTGTTAT GGCGACGATGGTGGAGCAGTGGTGTACGACGGCATGATTTATGGTGTGATTTCTCTTGGTCAACCATACTACACATGTCAGAGTCACGCTGCAGTCGTGGATGTGTGTGAATATCTGGGGTGGATAAAATCTACAGCTGGGcttatttaa